ACGAAAGAAAAACAACGAGAATTTATGTTGGAGCGTGCGCCAATCAATGCATGGGACTTGAGAACTGGAAAATTAGTGAATGATGATATCATCTTTGACTATGGAACGTTTACAAAACAGCCAGGAAGTTACGAAATTACCGTTACAATCGGTAATCTTTCAAAAAAAATCAATCTTACTCTTCTGGAAGGGAGTATTTTCTTCCAAGAGTCCCCTAGAGATATTTATTTTGGGGAGCAATCTATAATAGCTAAAAACCAAGAAATTGAAGCAAAAAATGCGATAAGATTGGTAATCAATGATCAACGTTTTCAAAGAGAAAGATGGCGATTATTAGCTCGGACGAATCAACCATTTACAACAGCTACAGGGATTGAATCAGGGATGACATTAGCGTATAGGACGTATGATACAAACAATCATTATACGGATACGTCTATAAATGAGTTGGACACCGCACTTATTTATGAGTCGAAAAATAATCAAGATCGATTGATTCAGCTAGATTTTACAAAAGAGAGGCAGCAAGAATTAATTCTTAAGGTTCAGCCAGGAAGTGTCCGCTCGAATATAGAGTACTCCGCTAAAGTACTATGGACAATAGAAAATGGCCCATAATTAAGCGTTTTTTTCCGTAAACTATTTGTAATTAAATTTTTTAAAGTAAAATATATATCCCGAAAGAATGTAATATTTGTCTTATTATCCAAAATAGATTTAAAAAGTGGTCAGATTTGGATTTTATTTTATTCATTTCATACTTTATTATGAATAAAAGATAGAAAAAAGAAATGAATTTGGTTGAATAAGTGATCTTTACTGCTAAACAACTTGTATAACAGTAAAAGTAATAGTGAAAATATATTATTGGAACTGTTGAAAACCAATAGTAATTCGTTTTTGGAGGGACAGGATGAGTATAAAAAAAATAAAATTTTATTTCATTATTATTATTACGGTAACAGGTTTAGTTAGTTTCTTGTTTTTATTTCATTTTTTGGATGGAAATAAAATTCAAGCGGATGTTGTTGGGGATAAGGCGCGTGAAAAAAATGGACGATCTATTGATCTGAACATTCTGGAAGGAACTCCTATTCCTTTTAAATCTTGGTCGTTCTTTATGTACCAAGATAATGCTAATGGCGTACAGCAGTTTGATTATAGATATGGTAATGACTTTAATCTTACTAGTAACTGGTATGATATAACTAGAAGTGAACTAAATTTTCAAATAGTCAACTCTCATCAGCCTGGCAAGATAAAGCCTAGCAAGATGAAAGTTAAGGGCTATTTTGAACAAATAAAAGATCATTATTATAGAGTGGTGGTAGATGTTTACCCAGGAGGGCTTCTTAATACAAATAAAAAACATCAAGTGGGTATTCAGAAGGTTGGAGTACCGATTGGGACACCAGACGTCCTTCCGCCAACGACCGAATACACCCATGTGGACACAATTTTTAAAGCGGATAAGGATAATAAGTATAACTATGTTGATTTTAATCTATATGAAGAGACTGTGAATCTTTACAACAAGTATGAGACCTTATTTCAAAACCTTAGATTGTATGATTTAGGGGTTGTAACGATGGATCAAATCAAACCTTATGTCGATGACCTGTTTACTGACTATACACATACGGAATTAAAATCATCGGTGACACAAGCAAAGATAACTGATGTGAAGAAAATTGTCGAGGGGTTTACAACTGGTGATACTTTAAAAACGTTAATGGCTGAAGTTGATAAAGCACAAAGTTTGTTAAATAAAATTGCAATGACTTTAACGGTGTCTGAATTAGGAGATAATCCGGCAGGTACTGAGTCTCATACAATTACAGGGAAAACTTATCCAAAAGCGTTTCTTAGCTTTTCTGGAACATCGTCTATAGGGAATGGACAATTAACTACAGGAATAGACGGGGATTCAAAAAAATATCATCTTCGAGCAGATGCTAGAGGGAATTTTAGTTACTCATTGCCAAAAGGAGAATTCTTTAAAAAAGGAACAACAATTAATATTTACGGCATGCTCAATGGAAAGAGCACATCTCAAAATAAAATAGTTAAAGATACAACACCGCCAGATAAACCGATTTTAAATGCTATTAAAGATACCAATCAAAGTATTACAGGGAGTGCGGAGGCGGGTACAACCATTAAAATGTATGATGCTGAAACAAACAGTGAATTTCTAAAAGGAACAGTTAGCGGGAATGGTCAGTTTAACATTAGCATTCCTTCACTAAAGCAGCCCCTTATTCCTTATAAGAAATATTTTGTCACAGCAACAGATACAGCAGGGAATGTTAGTGTATCTTCTGAGTCCCAAGAAGTAGCTGATACCACACCGCCTAAAGCTGATCCAGTTCAACAGATAATAGATGTAGGAGCTGCTTTCCCTCTAGTAGAGCAGCTAGTAAAGAATATTTATGATAATGCAGGAAGCGGTTCGGATAATTTAACAATTAAATTGACAAAAGAACCAGATATCAAACAGGTTGGATATAAAGAAGCAGAAGTAACTATAACAGATAAAGCAAGGAATTTCACGGTTGTAAAAGTCCCTATCGTTGTAAAAAATCCAGAAACCTTGATAGATGACACATACTTACTACAGGCATCTGATTTAACAGCATTGGCAATTGATCTTCCTGATACGAAAGAAAAACAGCGAGAGTTCATTTTTGAGCATGCACCAATCAATGCATGGGACTTAAAGAATGGGAAATTAGTGAATGACGATATTATCATTGACTATGGAACACTTACTAAACAGCCGGGGAATTATGAAATTACGGCTAAAATTGGTAATCTTTCCAAAAAAATTAATCTTACTCTTCTAGAAGGGAGTATTGTATTTCAAGAAACACCTCAAGCTGTTCATTTTGGGGAGCACTCTATAATTGCTGAAAAACAAGAAATTGAGGCTCAAGATGTCATAAGATTGGTAATTAATGATCAACGTTTTAAAACGGAGAAATGGCGATTATTAGCTCGAACGAATCAACCATTTACCACAGAAACAGGGATTGAATCGGGGATGACATTAGCTTATAGGTCATATGATATAAACAATAATTGTAAGGATACGTCCATAAATGAGTTAGGTTCAACACTTATTTATGAGTCAAAAAATGCTCAAGATCGATTGGTACAGTTAGATTTTTCAAAAGAGAAACAGCAAGAATTAATTCTTAAAGTTCAGCCAGGAAGTGTCCGCTCCAATGTAGAGTACTCTACTAAAATACTATGGACGATTGAAAATGGGCCGTGATGGAGCACCTGTAAAGGATCTTTAATCTAATTTGCTAAAACTAAATTATAGAGCCTAACGAATATAATTTTTATATTTTTATCCAAAATAGAGTTGAAAAGTGGTCAGTTTTGGATTTTGTTTTATTCGTTTTATATTTTATTATTAAATAGTGATTAAAAAAAGAAGCATTCGATATTAAATTTATTTTTTATTTATTTTTCATTATAAAGGGACGGGAGAAAGGAGTACTATGAAAAAAAAAGTTGTTTCTATTCTACTTGTAATCTTGTGTGGTGCTCTTTTTTGGGGCGAGCGTACTGAAGCTGTGAATTATGATTCAGAAATAGCCTTACAATTTAAAGAGGATGTCAAAGGAAAAAGTAAAACCAGCAACACAACTAGTAAAACAAATGAAACAAACAAAAAGAATGAAGAGAAGAGTTATCCAAATACAGCTAGCGGTTTTTTTCCTAAAACAGGATCTGTGGTTAATACACTCTTCGTAATTATAGGTTTGATTGTAGCACTAGTTAGTATAACGTTATTAATTTTTAGATTTCGTCATATATCTAAAAAAAGATAGATTATTTTATGGTTTCGGGAGGTGAATGACATAAGAAAAATGAAATACCCAGTAGTTAATTCTGTTTTAATAGTAATGATAACTTCATTCAGTTCATACGTATTTACTGAAACAATCAAGATTCGAGCTGATGCTGGTGATAGAATACCTACTTTGACACCAGCTAATGGAACGTTAAGAGCTGGACGGCCATTTCGTTTATTCGTTAAGATGGAGCTGTTTTTAAAGCATTGCATCCAGACTTTGACTAGACGATTAGAAACGTTATAGAGAATGACTGGGCAAAAAGCGAGTGGCATGATAGTAAATTAGGTAGTAATCGATTACTACAATTAGATTTCTTAAAAAGAAACGTAAAAAGAATTGGTTCTTAAAGTAATACCAGGAAGTGTTCGATCAGATATAGTTTATTCCGCTCAAATACTATGGACACTTGAAAATGGACCATAATACGGGGGAAGAAAGCATGATTAAAACTATAAACAAGCTTTTTTACAGTATCATTTTAGTAGTAGGGAGCTTGATCATTACTCAAACAATGACTATTGCAGAAGCAAATACTGGGGTTCCATCAGAGGTAGAAGTTTTTTTTACTGAAAATAAAGATCCAACACCACCTCTAAACCCAAAAGATCCAAATGAACATGTGGAAGTTATTTCAGATCTTCCTATTAAACCAGGGACAGAGGGACCTTTAAGTGTTGATTTTGCTCCTAATGTAGTTTTTGGAGAGCAAGAAGCTTCAGAAGAAGACGATGTCTACTATGCACAGCTAACAAAAGTCAGAAAAAAAAGTGACGATACTGTAGACGAAGTTCCTAACTATATTCAAATAACCGATAATCGGGGAAAAGATAATGGTTGGAAATTAACAGTTAAGCAAAATGGACAACTAAGAAACGGTGACCATATATTAGTAGGTGCCGAAATGATGTTAAAAAATGTTACGCTCATCTCTCCAAATGACAACAAAAAACCAATTTATACTAAAGATATTCTACTTGATCCTGTTGCAAGTCAACCGATAGAAGTGTCAAAGTCGGATGAAAAAACAGGGAAAGGTACATGGATTATCATGTTTGGAAGTAATCTGTCGGAGAGCAAAAAAAGTATTCAAATTAAAGTACCAGGGGATACTGACAAAAAGAGAGGGAAATACACAACTTCTTTAACTTGGGAGTTAGTGGATTCACCAATATAAACAAAATCATAGGGGGAAACAAAATGAACAACACACACACAAGACTGTTTGCTTTAGGTCTGACAACATTTGCAGGTCTAATGTTAGGAGCAACAACAACATTTGCTGAGGAGCCATTAGAAAATACAGCGCCGCCAACAATTGCTGACCCACAAAAACAACAAGCAGAGATTTCATTTTTCCAAAATGAAACGGATCCAAATAAACCAACAGACCCAGGTACTGGTGAAGAAATCGATGGCGGAACTGGCATGGTTGGTCCATTAACAATTGATTATATTTCAAAAATCAAATTTGAAAACCAAAAGCTTTCAGGGAATAATGAAACATATTTTGCAAAACTAGATACAGTAAAATATGTTGGTAAAGAACAAACAGTAGAGAAAGCAAACTTTGTCCAAGTGACAGATAACCGCGGATCAAATGCTGGTTGGAAATTACAAGTAAAACAAGACAAACAATTTGAACACAAAGATGAAAAAGACGGCAAAATTACAAAACTTACTGGAGCAACATTATCATTTTTGAATCCAACAATGAAATCTGCTTCATTATCAACTAAAATTCCTTCATCAATTAAACCTGTCAAATTTGATGGTGATGCAGATACACCAGTAAACCACGATGTAGTAACAGCCAGCCAAAACGAAGGAATGGGAACATGGTTCTACACATTAGGTGGCAACGTTGAAGAAGGAAAAACAAGTATTTCTCTAAGTGTTCCTGGAGATTTAGCAAAAGTAGCAGGAGCATACTCAACGCAATTAACTTGGACGTTAGTTGATAGCCCAGCATAAATTTACAAAATAAACACAAAAAAACATACACAATAGAAAACTATGAAATAGGGGAAAAAACATGAAAAAAATTACGTTAACGACAGCAGCATTATTAGTAAGTACAGCGGTACTTGGAGCTACTCAAGCTTTTGCTGCAGATCCAACAACAGACACAAACGCGACGGTATCATTTAAAGCGGACGATTTAGGTGACGGTAGTAGTACGGATCCGACCGATCCTGAAGGTGGCGGTATTGTACCTGGACCTGGAGAAGGAAGCTCAACAACAGGCCCATTAAGATTTGATTTTGTTCCGAATTTTTCTTTCGGAGAACAAAAAATATCTGGTGGAGATAAATCATATCACCCATTAATGGTTTCAACGTTTAAAGTAGTTGATGGCGTACAAACAACGGATAAAAAATATGTACCTCACTATGTGCAAGTAACAGATAATAGAGGAACAAACGAAGGATGGAGCGTAACAGCTTCACGTACAGATTTCAAAACACCTGATGAAGGTGATGAAATTCTAGGTGCTACTTTAACACTTACTAATGGCGTAGTTAAAGGAAACAAAGATGCAGATTTAACTTTAATTCCAGCAATCCCACAATCTGTAGAGATCTCTAATACGCCATCTAACGTTATGACAGCAGCAAAAGATAAAGGAATGGGTTCTTGGGTAACTTCATTTGGTAGTGAAGCAGGAACTGAAGCAACCGATGTAAACCCAAACGTTACTTTAGCAGTAGCAGCTAAATCAAAAAAATATGCGAAAGCATACAGTTCAACAATTACTTGGACAATCTCAGCTGCACCAGCGGTTAACTAATTTCCATTATTCGATGAATTATTTGATAGGCGAGCGAGTATATTCTTTCTCGTCTATCTAATTCGTACATAAGCTGATTTTTAACGTAAAACACATAGATATCAAAAACATATTAGGAGAAGATTATGAAACGTATATTAACACTATTAGTCACAATTATTACTTTAGGAAGTATGCCGTTATCTGCTTTGGCCGATGATGGATCAATGAATTTTTCAGTTAATGCTGTTCTTCCAGAGAATCAAATAGATAAATCAAAATCGTATTTTGAACTACTAATGAAACCAGGACAAGTTCAAGAGTTAGAAGTGATGTTAAACAATCCATTTGATAAGGAAGTTACTGTAGTTGGTTATGCCAATACGGCAATCACTAACGATAATGGAATTGTTGATTATAGTATCAATAAGCCCAAATTAGATTCAACCTTAAAAGCGCCATTTTCAGAAATTACAGAGATGGAAAAAGAAACAATCGTTCCTCCAAAAAGCAGCAAAAAAGTTAAAATTAAAGTAACTATGCCAAAAGAAAAGTTTGATGGTGTTATTTTAGGTGGGCTTCATTTTACTGAAAAAGAAGATGAAAACAAGGAAAATAAAAAGAAAGCGGGCGTGCAGATTGAAAATCGCTTTGCTTTTGCTATCGGTGTGCTTTTAAAAGAGACAGATACAGATGTGAATCCCGATATGAAATTAGGAAAGATCGCAGCCTCTCAAATAAATTATAGAAACGTAGTAAAAGCCAATCTACAAAATACAGAACCAGTTATTATGCATGATCTAAATGTAAAAGCTCGAGTAACCCAAAAAGGGAAAAAAGCAACGTTGTTCGAAACAAATAAAGACTCAATGAGAATGGCTCCAAATTCAAATTTTGATTATAGTATTTATTGGGAAAACAAAGAGTTTAAAGCAGGAAAATACACGTTACACATGACTGCTACAAATGCTTCACATAAATGGAAGTGGTCAAAAGATTTTGAAATAACTGGAGAAGAAGCTAAGAAGTTAAACGAGCAAGCGGTTGAGCTGAAAAAAGATTATACAAAATGGTATATCCTAGGAGCTGTAGCAGGTGTTCTGCTATTACTTATAATAACGTATGCCTTAGGTCAATATATGAATAGAAGAAAACAAAAAAAACGTAAAAAGAAGAAAAAAAATAATAAAAGAAAAAAGTAGCTCCAAATAATACACGACCAAATAGCTCAAGAAAGAAAAAAAGTGGAAAGAGATAAAGAGAAATGAAAAAAGTAGAATGGAAGAATGTTTCATAATTGTTGATGAGGTATAGATCATAAATTTAGATTAATAGGAGAAATGAGTATGTACAATATAGGCTATGTTTCATTAAATACACCTCAAAACGAGTACTTTAAACAATTAGAAACGGATCAATCGTGTTCTTTAAAATTAGTAGAAGATCTTGATTTAAGTCAGGTAAATAGCATGGACGTTTTGATATTAGAGGAGAGTGAAGAACTAAATTTCACCAAAATATGCGAATGTCTATTAGAAGTAAGAAAAAGTTCAGATATTTATTTATTAATATTATCTGATCTAAACCATACAATATATACATCACGCATGGTTTATTTAAAACTTGGTGCAGATGGTGTGTTTACAGAAGATCTAGAAGAATTTGATCTGATTTTGAAAAATATTTTGAAGCGTATCAAGAATAAAATGGTTGAACCAACTGAAGATAATAATTCTTTTGAAATGATTCCAGAAAAGTCTTGCGCTTTGATTAATAAACAAAAGGAAATCGATCTAACGAGACAAGAATTCACGGCACTTAGCATTCTGTATAAAAATAAAAACCAAACAGTTACTTATGAAGATATATATAATTGCGTTTGGAACAATAATTCGGAAAAAGTAGAAAAAAATCGTGTCTGTAATCTGGTTTCCCATGTTCGAAAAAAATTATCAAAACAATTGAATTCTCCTGTTCGTGTGAAAACAGTCCGTTCAATTGGTTATATTTTAGAAGTCTAAACTAGACGATTAAATAAAAAAAGTGGAGCAAAAGCTTATTTTCCGAAAGGATTACTTTTGCTCCATTTTTTATTTTTAGTAATGAAAAACGAATCCATTTCTTAGTGAAAACAACCTATTTAACTAAGAACGCACAGTCTGATTTTGAAAATCAGTTGGCTGAAATTTCATCTATTGGTAAATAGGTATATCCCGCAATTTCAGCGGCATGACTGCCTGCTACGTGTCCTGTGACGAAAGCAGCAGTTACATTATACCCACCTGTGTAGCCGTTGACATCCAATAGTTCACCTGCAAAAAATAAGCCATTAATTAACTTGCTTTCCATTGTTTTAGGGTTTACTTCTTTTAAAGAGATTCCTCCCCCAGTGACAAAAGATTTTTCTATAGGTAAGGTCTTGTCAGCAGTCATCAGGAAATTTTTTGTTAAATGGACAAATTGATCTAATTGTTGAGGGGTAGCTTGTTTTGCTGAGACTTGAGCCAATTGAGACTGTTCTAATAAAAAATCTAAGAAGCGTTCTGGTATAAAGTTTTTTAAAGCATTTTTTAATGATTTTTCAGGATGTTCTTTCAGTTTAGCTTCTATTTCAAGGAGGATTGTTGATTTTTCTTTTTCAGGGAAAATATCAAGCGATAATATAACAGGTTGCTCATTGTTTTTTTGAAGTTCCTGATTTACGAAGCTAGAACACCTTAGCGCGGCAGGACCAGAAATACCAAAATGGGTAAATAAGAGATCCATTTGATGTTCGACAACTATTTTCCCTTTACTATTTAAGACTGAGAGCGAAACATCTTGTAAAGAAAGACCTTGCAACGTTTTATTCTTTATAAAAAGATCATTTGAAATGATTGGAGACTCAGTTGCATATAAAGGACTAATTGTATGACCTAATTTCTTGGCTAATTTATAGCCATCACCCGTCGATCCCGTAGAAGGATAGGTTCTACCACCCGTCGTTAAAATAACGCAAGGAGCATAGATTTTTTCATGTTCTAACGCAACGCCGATTATTTGATTTTCCTTACGCAACACCTTTTCAACTTTTGCTTCTGTGTATATGGTTACGTCAAGTTCATTTAGCTGATTGAATAGTGTTTCCACAATTGTTTTTGAACGATCCGTAACAGGGAACATCCGCCCGTGATCCTCTTCTTTTAAATGTGTGCCATTCGATTCAAAAAAGTCCATTATATCGTAGTTATTAAACTGAGAAAAAGCACTATATAAAAATTTTCCATTCCCTGGTATATGGGCAATAATTTCATCTGCTGGACGATTATTAGTAACGTTGCAGCGACCACCACCTGTTAATAGAAGTTTTTTTCCAACACGTTTATTTTTTTCTACTAGTAACGTTTTACTGCCAGCTTTTGCTGAAGCGATAGCAGCCATCATTCCGCTAGTTCCAGCTCCAACTACAATGACATCAAATAATTTCATAAATTCTCCTCCGATTCAATGGTAGTTTAACACAATTTTCAAAACTTTTTCTACTTTTTTTGCAATTCAGAGTAAAAAATTGTGGAAATTTTCAGAATTTAGGTTAAAATAGGATTATAACGATGAGAGGGTGATTAAATGGAAGCAAAACAGTACGTGGAAGAGATTCAAAAAAAGATTCATGCAAACGATCGAGGACAAGTGGAATACTTGCAGGCAATCGATGAATTTTTACCAACGGTCGAGGTTTTTTTAAAAGAAAATCCAGCATTTATTGATGCGAATATTTTGGGTATTTTGATTGAACCAGAGAGAATGCTGCAATTTAGAGTGCCTTGGCAAGATGATCAAGGCAACTGGCAAGTAAACCGTGGATACCGAGTGCAATATAATTCTGCGATTGGGCCTTATAAAGGCGGCTTACGTTTCCATCCTAGCGTGAATTTAAGTGTAATGAAATTTTTAGCCTTCGAACAAATTTTTAAAAATAGCTTGACTGGCCTACCGATTGGCGGCGGTAAAGGCGGAAGCGATTTTGATCCTAAAGGGAAATCAGACGGAGAAGTGATGCGCTTTTGCCAAAGTTTCATGACTGAACTACAAAAGCACATTGGGCCAAGTACAGATGTACCTGCTGGTGACATTGGTGTTGGGGCAAGAGAAATTGGCTATTTATTCGGAATGTATAAACGTTTGAGAAATTATGATGCCGGTGTTCTTACAGGGAAACCATTAGGGTATTGGGGCAGTGAAGCGAGAACAGAAGCTACAGGTTATGGCTGCGTATATTTTGTAAAACACCTATTAAACGATTTAAATGAGTCATTTAAAGGAAAAAAAGTTGTTGTTTCAGGTAGTGGAAATGTTGCGATTTACGCAATGGAAAAAGTAAAAGAATTAGGTGGGACAGTTCTTACCTGTTCTGATTCTAACGGGTTTATTTATGATCCTAATGGCATTGATGTTGAATTAGTAAAAGAATTAAAAGAGAAAAATCGAGAACGTATTTCTAAGTATGTTACTACTCACAAAGAGGCTACGTATTATGATGGTCAATCAGTTTGGGATTTTGAAATCGCGTATGACATTGCTTTGCCTTGTGCGACTCAAAATGAGATCAATGAGAAACAAGCGGACCTCTTAGTCAAAAATGGTGGTAAAGTGGTAGCAGAAGGGGCAAACATGCCATGTACATTAGATGCAGTGGCCGTGCTAGATAAAGCAGGGGTGCTATATTGTCCAGGTAAAGCAGCTAATGCAGGAGGTGTAGCAGTCTCTGCATTAGAAATGAGCCAAAACTCTGAGCGTTTGTCTTGGTCATTTGAAAAAGTCGATAGTATGCTGGATGATATTATGCAGAATATTTATCAAACATGTCGTGATACAGCCAATAAATATAATGCGCCAAATAACTTTGTTTTAGGTGCAAATATTGCTGGGTTTGAAAAAGTGGCTCAAGCAATGCTAAGTCAAGGTTTGGTCTAGTTGAGAACCAAAGGGAAATAGTTGTTTAGATCCTAGTTTTTGAATATCTATATATAGAATAATGAAGAATAAAAATGATGTAAATCGTCATGATTGTTCTTCATTTTTTCTAGCACGAATGACAAATCTAGTTAAGCTTAAAAGCTAAACAATTCATTTATCCTACACTGAAATAGCAGTCTTTTTAAATGAATTAAAATAAAATTGGTACAGACACTCATAATTTGCTTGAAAAATGCTTAAAAAGAACGTAAAGTAGATACTGTATTAACTTTAATTTCAAGGAGGAGAAGGAATGTCACACATTCAATTTGATTATTCCAATTTAACATCATTTGTTGCTGATCATGAATTGGAATACATGCAGACACAAGTGACTGCAGTGGACAAAGCATTAAGAGAAGGAACTGGAGCTGGAAGTGATTTTACTGGCTGGATTGATTTGCCGGAAAATTATGATAAAAACGAATTTGACCGTATCAAAAAAGCGGCTAAAAAAATTCAATCTGATTCAGAAGTTTTAGTTGTAATCGGTATCGGTGGTTCTTACCTAGGTGCCAGAGCAGCAATTGAATTTTTGCATCATTCATTTAATAATTTATTACCAGCTGAAGAAAGAAAAGCACCACAAGTATTTTTTGCTGGAAATAGTATTAGTTCAACATACTTAGCTGATTTGATCAATGTTATTGGTGATCGTGACTTCTCTGTCAATGTGATTTCAAAATCAGGTACAACAACAGAACCTGCAATCGCATTTAGAGTTTTTAAAGAATTGTTGATTAAAAAATATGGTAAAGAAGAAGCGAACAAACGGATTTACGCAACAACTGATCGTGCGAAAGGTGCGGTTAAAGTTGAAGCAGACGCTGAAGGCTGGGAAACATTTGTGATTCCTGATGATGTTGGTGGACGCTTCACTGTATTGACACCTGTAGGTTTACTGCCAATCGCAGTGAGTGGAGGCGATATCGATGCCTTAATGACTGGTGCGAACGATGCACGCAAAGAATATGCAACGACAACTGACTTAAGTAAAAACCAAGCATATCAATATGCTGCGCTTAGAAATATCTTATATCGTAAAGGTAAAACAACTGAGATGTTGATTAACTATGAACCAGGCATGCATTATTTTTCTGAATGGTGGAAACAACTTTTCGGTGAATCAGAAGGAAAAGACCAAAAAGGAATCTTCCCAGCAGCGGCAGATTTCTCAACTGACTTACATTCTATGGGACAATACGTTCAAGATGGTATGCGTAACTTATTTGAAACAGTAGTAAAAGTTGAAACGCCAAGACATGTAGTATCAATTCCTGAATTAGCAGAAGATTTAGATGGTTTAGGTTATTTACAAGGGAAAGAAATTGATTTTGTAAATACAAAAGCATTTGAAGGAACCTTACTTGCTCATACAGATGGCGGCGTGCCAAACATGATCGTTAAAATTCCTGCGATGGATGCTTATTCATTAGGGTATGTAATGTACTTCTTTGAAATCGCAGTTGGAATTTCTGGTTATTTAAATGGTGTAAATCCATTTGACCAAGAAGGTGTTGAAGCGTATAAGAAAAACATGTTCGCTCTTCTTGGTAAACCAGGCTTTGAAGACTTAGCAAAAGAATTGAATGCGCGTCTGTAATATAGGTTTTTAATAGCAAATTAGGTATTCTAGTGGTACAAACATGTATGCACTAAAAACGGAATAGTGGTACTTTTGATGGTACAAAAAAAAGGAACTCTCTTTATCTAGAGCGTTTCTTTTTTGCTTTCTAGATAATTCATTTTCCCAAAAGCGTTTATTTTAACTTCTAAAATCTAAACATTTAATAGTATA
The DNA window shown above is from Enterococcus sp. 4G2_DIV0659 and carries:
- a CDS encoding NAD(P)/FAD-dependent oxidoreductase, translated to MKLFDVIVVGAGTSGMMAAIASAKAGSKTLLVEKNKRVGKKLLLTGGGRCNVTNNRPADEIIAHIPGNGKFLYSAFSQFNNYDIMDFFESNGTHLKEEDHGRMFPVTDRSKTIVETLFNQLNELDVTIYTEAKVEKVLRKENQIIGVALEHEKIYAPCVILTTGGRTYPSTGSTGDGYKLAKKLGHTISPLYATESPIISNDLFIKNKTLQGLSLQDVSLSVLNSKGKIVVEHQMDLLFTHFGISGPAALRCSSFVNQELQKNNEQPVILSLDIFPEKEKSTILLEIEAKLKEHPEKSLKNALKNFIPERFLDFLLEQSQLAQVSAKQATPQQLDQFVHLTKNFLMTADKTLPIEKSFVTGGGISLKEVNPKTMESKLINGLFFAGELLDVNGYTGGYNVTAAFVTGHVAGSHAAEIAGYTYLPIDEISAN
- the gdhA gene encoding NADP-specific glutamate dehydrogenase; translated protein: MEAKQYVEEIQKKIHANDRGQVEYLQAIDEFLPTVEVFLKENPAFIDANILGILIEPERMLQFRVPWQDDQGNWQVNRGYRVQYNSAIGPYKGGLRFHPSVNLSVMKFLAFEQIFKNSLTGLPIGGGKGGSDFDPKGKSDGEVMRFCQSFMTELQKHIGPSTDVPAGDIGVGAREIGYLFGMYKRLRNYDAGVLTGKPLGYWGSEARTEATGYGCVYFVKHLLNDLNESFKGKKVVVSGSGNVAIYAMEKVKELGGTVLTCSDSNGFIYDPNGIDVELVKELKEKNRERISKYVTTHKEATYYDGQSVWDFEIAYDIALPCATQNEINEKQADLLVKNGGKVVAEGANMPCTLDAVAVLDKAGVLYCPGKAANAGGVAVSALEMSQNSERLSWSFEKVDSMLDDIMQNIYQTCRDTANKYNAPNNFVLGANIAGFEKVAQAMLSQGLV
- a CDS encoding glucose-6-phosphate isomerase → MSHIQFDYSNLTSFVADHELEYMQTQVTAVDKALREGTGAGSDFTGWIDLPENYDKNEFDRIKKAAKKIQSDSEVLVVIGIGGSYLGARAAIEFLHHSFNNLLPAEERKAPQVFFAGNSISSTYLADLINVIGDRDFSVNVISKSGTTTEPAIAFRVFKELLIKKYGKEEANKRIYATTDRAKGAVKVEADAEGWETFVIPDDVGGRFTVLTPVGLLPIAVSGGDIDALMTGANDARKEYATTTDLSKNQAYQYAALRNILYRKGKTTEMLINYEPGMHYFSEWWKQLFGESEGKDQKGIFPAAADFSTDLHSMGQYVQDGMRNLFETVVKVETPRHVVSIPELAEDLDGLGYLQGKEIDFVNTKAFEGTLLAHTDGGVPNMIVKIPAMDAYSLGYVMYFFEIAVGISGYLNGVNPFDQEGVEAYKKNMFALLGKPGFEDLAKELNARL